A genome region from Stenotrophomonas maltophilia includes the following:
- a CDS encoding ZrgA family zinc uptake protein, whose translation MKLPAALFLLLAASAAQAHDIRQHAPHVHGQATVDVALDQGTLDVALQAPGIGILDYERPPASSAEQVALARATSLLKGGSWVTLPTAADCRLISSKADAEGFDAPAAAPSAGQHLHAGFTATLQYRCTNPAALRAIVMRLPVLFPGLHEVIVNSATANGQNRNVLTPDNLRVVLAP comes from the coding sequence ATGAAGCTTCCTGCTGCTCTTTTCCTGCTGCTGGCCGCCAGCGCCGCGCAGGCCCACGACATCCGTCAGCACGCACCGCACGTGCATGGCCAGGCGACCGTTGATGTTGCCCTCGATCAGGGCACTCTGGATGTTGCCCTTCAGGCGCCGGGCATCGGCATCCTCGATTACGAGCGACCGCCGGCCAGTTCAGCCGAGCAGGTCGCGCTGGCACGCGCTACGTCGCTGCTGAAGGGCGGCAGCTGGGTAACCCTGCCCACCGCTGCAGACTGCCGTCTGATCAGCAGTAAAGCAGATGCCGAGGGCTTCGATGCGCCTGCCGCCGCGCCATCGGCAGGACAGCATCTACACGCGGGTTTCACTGCCACGCTGCAGTACCGCTGCACGAATCCGGCCGCGTTGCGCGCCATCGTCATGCGGTTGCCCGTGCTGTTCCCGGGCCTGCACGAAGTCATCGTCAACAGTGCGACAGCCAACGGCCAGAATCGCAACGTGCTGACCCCCGACAACCTGCGCGTGGTGCTGGCCCCGTGA
- a CDS encoding helix-turn-helix transcriptional regulator — MQTLHHLQPLAARLHRDPVVSAVLTALWCSTQADACLPGFLEHGAQVLLHRLRQLAGQPREARGTTSALSARRLRQLEAYIDAQHGRALTVPQLAAAVQMETATFSRALRAATGLPPYAFLTQRRMHWARTELAQGRRVTDVALASGYASPSKFSAAFRRVLGCSPSAWIAQSRTR, encoded by the coding sequence GTGCAGACGCTGCATCACCTGCAGCCGCTGGCTGCACGGCTGCACCGCGATCCGGTGGTGTCCGCGGTGCTGACCGCGTTGTGGTGCAGCACGCAGGCCGATGCCTGCCTGCCCGGCTTCCTTGAGCATGGCGCGCAGGTGCTGCTGCACCGCCTGCGCCAGCTTGCCGGCCAACCTCGCGAGGCACGCGGCACCACGTCCGCGCTGTCGGCACGACGGCTGCGACAACTGGAGGCCTACATCGACGCGCAGCACGGTCGGGCGCTGACGGTCCCACAGCTGGCTGCTGCAGTGCAGATGGAGACCGCAACGTTCAGTCGGGCGCTACGCGCGGCCACAGGCCTGCCACCCTACGCATTCCTCACCCAGCGCCGCATGCACTGGGCGCGCACCGAACTCGCGCAGGGCCGCCGTGTCACCGATGTTGCCTTGGCCAGCGGGTATGCCAGTCCCAGCAAATTCAGCGCGGCATTCCGCCGCGTGCTCGGCTGTTCGCCGTCTGCATGGATCGCGCAGTCACGTACCCGGTAG
- a CDS encoding heavy metal response regulator transcription factor, which yields MKLLIVEDEPKTGNYLRQGLIEAGYVVDLACNGVDGLHLAGSGEYQLVILDVMLPGLDGWNVLSRLREAGWQVPVLFLTARSSIADRVQGLELGADDYLAKPFAFAELLARVRTLLRRGQALPQAERIVIADLVVDTLRRRVERGGQRIPLSQKEYTLLELLARRRGEVLPRSLIASQVWDMNFDSDTNVIDVAIRRLRAKIDDDFDAKLIVTVRGMGYVLEAPDDGTVSNG from the coding sequence ATGAAACTGCTGATCGTCGAAGACGAACCCAAGACCGGCAACTACCTGCGCCAGGGCCTGATCGAGGCCGGCTACGTGGTCGACCTCGCCTGCAACGGCGTCGACGGGCTGCACCTGGCCGGCAGCGGCGAGTACCAGCTGGTCATCCTCGACGTGATGCTGCCCGGCCTGGATGGCTGGAACGTGCTGTCGCGGCTGCGCGAGGCCGGATGGCAGGTGCCGGTGCTGTTCCTCACCGCGCGCAGCAGCATCGCCGACCGCGTGCAGGGCCTGGAGCTGGGCGCGGATGACTACCTGGCCAAGCCGTTCGCCTTCGCCGAGCTGCTGGCGCGCGTGCGCACCCTGCTGCGTCGTGGCCAGGCGCTGCCGCAGGCCGAACGCATCGTCATCGCCGACCTGGTGGTAGACACGCTGCGCCGCCGGGTCGAACGCGGCGGCCAGCGCATCCCCCTCAGCCAGAAGGAATACACCCTGCTGGAACTGCTGGCGCGGCGGCGCGGCGAAGTGCTGCCGCGCTCGTTGATCGCCTCGCAGGTATGGGACATGAACTTCGACAGCGACACCAACGTGATCGACGTGGCGATCCGCCGCCTGCGCGCGAAGATCGACGATGACTTCGACGCCAAGCTGATCGTCACCGTGCGCGGCATGGGCTACGTGCTCGAGGCACCGGACGACGGCACTGTGAGCAACGGATGA
- a CDS encoding ATP-binding cassette domain-containing protein — protein MSAAPVIALEDVQFGYGMQLVLDIPRLWVEQGSSVLLRGISGGGKSTLLGLLAGVLLPGKGRVEVAGRALQDMGGAARDRFRADQLGVIFQQFNLLPFLTVRDNIALGLRFSRLRSARISGPLDAEIARLLSALQLDPALMQRRAGTLSVGQQQRVAAARALIGRPALLLADEPTSALDREAATAFLRLMSAQCQAAGTTVLVVSHDDSLEPLFDRTIALSQINQAGAGHA, from the coding sequence GTGAGCGCGGCCCCGGTGATCGCCCTGGAAGACGTGCAGTTCGGATACGGCATGCAGCTGGTGCTGGATATCCCGCGGTTATGGGTCGAGCAGGGCAGCAGCGTGCTGCTGCGCGGAATCAGTGGCGGCGGCAAAAGTACCTTGCTGGGCCTGCTGGCTGGTGTGCTGCTACCCGGCAAGGGTCGTGTCGAGGTGGCAGGCCGGGCACTGCAGGACATGGGAGGGGCGGCGCGGGATCGTTTCCGAGCCGACCAACTGGGCGTGATCTTCCAGCAGTTCAATCTGCTGCCGTTCCTCACGGTGCGCGACAACATCGCATTGGGCCTGCGCTTCTCGCGCCTGCGCAGCGCGCGCATCAGTGGGCCGCTGGATGCCGAGATCGCACGCCTGTTGTCAGCCCTGCAGCTGGACCCGGCGTTGATGCAGCGACGCGCGGGTACGCTCAGCGTTGGCCAGCAACAACGCGTGGCGGCAGCACGCGCCCTGATCGGTCGCCCGGCGTTGCTGCTGGCCGATGAGCCCACCTCAGCGCTCGACCGTGAAGCGGCGACCGCCTTCCTGCGGCTGATGTCCGCGCAGTGCCAGGCGGCCGGCACCACGGTGCTGGTGGTCAGCCATGATGACAGCCTGGAGCCGTTGTTCGACCGCACGATTGCCCTGTCGCAGATCAACCAGGCAGGTGCCGGCCATGCTTGA
- a CDS encoding TonB-dependent receptor has product MQPAAAGDAASARYTGYLAARYQFESGLYARLESQFTGSSALDERNRAFQPAAAVLGAQLGYETGPWSARLFVQNLTNKRRINGLIFDNLAFGRVGNYYGPVDSPRIFGAELGYRF; this is encoded by the coding sequence GTGCAGCCAGCGGCTGCAGGTGATGCAGCGTCTGCACGTTACACCGGCTATCTGGCCGCACGCTACCAGTTCGAGTCTGGACTTTACGCGCGGCTGGAATCGCAGTTCACCGGCTCCAGCGCACTTGACGAGCGCAACCGCGCCTTCCAGCCGGCCGCCGCCGTGCTGGGTGCGCAGCTGGGCTACGAAACCGGGCCGTGGAGTGCACGGCTATTCGTGCAGAACCTGACCAACAAGCGTCGCATCAACGGCCTGATCTTCGACAATCTGGCTTTTGGGCGTGTTGGCAACTACTACGGCCCGGTCGACAGCCCGCGCATCTTCGGCGCGGAACTAGGCTACCGCTTCTGA
- the copC gene encoding copper homeostasis periplasmic binding protein CopC, which produces MTRFPIRSVSLVLLLSGLAAAPLALAHPSLVSSTPAADATVAPATEITLQFSEKVMPRATRIELSMDHGRMKMAMATTAQDISEDGHTLRARFAKPLPAGSYALQWRAVGQDTHPITGSYRFTVK; this is translated from the coding sequence ATGACCCGTTTCCCGATCCGCTCCGTTTCCCTTGTTCTTCTCCTGTCCGGCCTCGCGGCTGCGCCGCTGGCGCTGGCGCATCCCAGCCTGGTGAGTTCGACGCCTGCCGCCGACGCCACCGTAGCCCCGGCGACCGAGATCACGCTGCAGTTCAGTGAGAAGGTGATGCCGCGTGCCACCCGCATCGAACTGAGCATGGACCATGGCCGCATGAAGATGGCCATGGCCACCACCGCACAGGACATTTCCGAAGATGGCCACACGTTGCGCGCACGTTTCGCCAAGCCGCTGCCCGCAGGCAGCTACGCACTGCAATGGCGCGCGGTCGGCCAGGACACTCATCCGATTACTGGCAGCTACCGCTTCACCGTGAAGTAA
- the copD gene encoding copper homeostasis membrane protein CopD, protein MAGLSPYALRLALYLVLMLLFGRLLFVRPGLPRGISLALAVVALILVVTDAASRLSSVLGISPVDIDGETARWFLTGTPVGEAGLLRILALLAMLPLLAVKRPVQGLRRLALLAFSAATLASLAWNGHAAAGDGLAGRLRLATGIVHLLAAGAWVGAIAAILQLALRRQGLRLRERTYELWQAAHSFAVPGTIIVAALAMTGTYTYIDLGGSVQTLTGTAHGRWLLLKLALVGGMLGLAALHRWRLVPALAVSIHGGWQPRPLRSLRHSLACESMLAVLVLACVAVLGTLDPLA, encoded by the coding sequence GTGGCCGGGCTCTCACCGTATGCGTTGCGGCTGGCGTTGTACCTGGTGCTGATGCTGCTGTTCGGGCGGCTGCTGTTCGTCCGACCCGGGCTGCCACGCGGCATCTCGCTGGCACTCGCCGTGGTTGCGCTGATCCTGGTCGTCACCGATGCGGCCAGCCGATTGTCCAGCGTGCTTGGCATATCACCGGTCGACATCGATGGCGAGACGGCGCGCTGGTTTCTTACCGGTACGCCGGTGGGTGAGGCGGGGCTGCTGCGCATCCTGGCCCTGCTGGCAATGCTGCCGCTGCTGGCAGTCAAACGCCCGGTGCAGGGCCTGCGCCGTCTGGCGCTGCTGGCATTCTCGGCGGCGACCCTGGCCAGCCTCGCCTGGAATGGCCACGCCGCTGCTGGCGATGGGCTCGCTGGCAGGCTGCGTCTTGCTACCGGCATCGTCCACCTGTTGGCCGCCGGCGCCTGGGTCGGTGCGATCGCCGCCATCCTGCAGCTGGCACTGCGACGCCAGGGCCTGCGCCTGCGCGAACGCACCTACGAGTTGTGGCAGGCCGCGCACAGCTTCGCCGTGCCCGGCACCATCATCGTCGCCGCGCTGGCAATGACCGGCACCTATACCTACATCGATCTCGGTGGCTCGGTGCAGACCCTCACCGGCACTGCGCACGGGCGCTGGCTGCTGCTCAAGCTGGCCCTGGTGGGCGGCATGCTGGGGCTGGCGGCACTGCATCGCTGGCGGCTGGTGCCGGCACTGGCGGTTTCCATCCATGGCGGCTGGCAACCACGGCCGCTGCGTTCCCTGCGCCACAGCCTGGCCTGCGAATCGATGCTCGCCGTGCTGGTGCTGGCCTGCGTAGCGGTGCTCGGCACACTGGACCCATTGGCATGA
- a CDS encoding MerC domain-containing protein, translated as MDHIPTTPARAPAQPPTSARWHPHIDLAGAWLSLACTAHCIALPLLLAFMPAAMMALRSFQHPGHGVMTLLLLMSRWEWLFALLASSLALASTSAGVHRHGCWRPVQLACTGAILLLSASLYLPLKESPLWHGIATASGGALLAFAHIGNRRALRKR; from the coding sequence ATGGACCACATCCCCACGACGCCTGCAAGGGCCCCAGCCCAGCCGCCAACTTCGGCACGCTGGCACCCCCACATCGACCTCGCCGGCGCCTGGCTGTCACTGGCCTGCACCGCGCACTGCATCGCCCTGCCCCTGCTGCTTGCGTTCATGCCAGCGGCAATGATGGCGCTGCGCTCGTTCCAGCACCCCGGTCATGGCGTAATGACGCTGCTGCTGCTGATGTCGCGCTGGGAGTGGCTGTTCGCGCTGCTGGCCTCCTCGCTGGCCTTGGCGAGTACCTCGGCCGGGGTGCATCGGCATGGGTGCTGGCGGCCTGTGCAGCTGGCCTGCACCGGCGCCATCCTGCTGCTGTCGGCCTCCCTGTACCTGCCGCTGAAGGAATCGCCGCTCTGGCATGGCATAGCGACCGCCAGTGGTGGCGCGCTGCTGGCGTTCGCTCACATCGGCAACCGGCGGGCGCTGCGCAAACGGTAG